Proteins encoded within one genomic window of Tigriopus californicus strain San Diego chromosome 12, Tcal_SD_v2.1, whole genome shotgun sequence:
- the LOC131891491 gene encoding vitellogenin-like translates to MKLVAVLCLVGLAAASPRGGLGSEGSIFDWESGKTYVFKYNSRQLTGFPGLAAEYSGLGLESQIHLSVQSSTEFSLSVKEARYVRVNDKLQSRGSEMETNWRNLELPEFTSVPSEYAKYLEIPTIFQFEKRTGEFLSLVVSGDEPEWCINFKKALVSLIQTKIQDSQSAVESNKIESGKNTETFWKIKEQSIDGVCEVMYQLNEVPSYMIKDLPRLSETEQHP, encoded by the exons ATGAAGTTGGTTGCTGTTTTGTGCCTTGTTG GTCTGGCTGCCGCCTCCCCTCGTGGAGGTCTTGGCTCCGAGGGATCCATCTTTGATTGGGAATCCGGCAAGACCTACGTCTTCAAGTACAATTCTCGTCAATTGACCGGTTTCCCTGGTTTGGCCGCCGAGTACTCCGGTTTGGGCTTGGAGTCCCAAATCCATTTGTCCGTCCAGAGCTCCACCgagttctctctctctgtcaaGGAGGCTCGTTACGTCCGCGTCAACGACAAGCTCCAAAGCAGAGGAAGCGAGATGGAAACCAACTGGAGGAACTTGGAACTGCCCGAGTTCACCTCGGTGCCTTCTGAGTACGCCAAATACTTGGAGATCCCCACCATCTTCCAATTCGAGAAGAGGACCGGCGAGTTCTTGTCTTTGGTTGTCTCTGGTGATGAGCCTGAATGGTGTATCAACTTCAAGAAGGCCTTGGTGTCTCTCATCCAGACCAAGATCCAAGATTCTCAATCGGCTGTTGAAAGCAACAAG ATTGAATCTGGCAAGAACACCGAGACTTTCTGGAAGATTAAGGAACAATCCATTGATGGTGTGTGCGAGGTCATGTACCAACTCAACGAGGTTCCTTCTTACATGATCAAGGACTTGCCCCGTCTTAGCGAAACTGAACAACACCCATGA